In the Brachionichthys hirsutus isolate HB-005 chromosome 1, CSIRO-AGI_Bhir_v1, whole genome shotgun sequence genome, gcatctgcattctctatgaaattatttttacaaatttgtcagaaggttccattaagacctcattttccaaaaaaaatTGAGTTTTCTGATGATTACTTCATGGtttgggctttaaagggttaagagcaacaaaaacaacagggTGACAATCATGCTGTCAGACACTGTTTGTCACCATATTCGGGATACAATACATGAACATGCTTTATATTGTTAATGACATATGTGCCACAAGAGAGTCAGATGACACGCTGAAACCAAAAGGCACATGGAGAGACTTGAGTTTTAGCCTCCTTTACACGTCTGAACTACAACCATAACTGCTCTGCTCCCCCCTTCCTGTCAGAGgtgtttacattttcattagTGCATAAAGTAATAACATCCAGCCTTATCAGGTTGATCAATGTGTCTAAATGAATGGATGGCCGGCGATAGAAACCGTACTCCTGTGCCTTGATATAGTCATCAATACCCACAAGGCCATGTGTCATCCAGCTAACCTGCTGAGTGGGGGGTTCACATGCCTCCATGATACCTCAGTGAGAGGCCACGCTTCATATTCTCACCCCGACGTTGAGGTGGCAGCTTGTTAAATAATTTGTGCTTCTTTACCGGGGTCATTGGATATAGAATCTGGTTGCTGAATTATTAATCAAGACACAAGCTAAGCAGCCGACTTCTGTTTCCCTCCTTGTGTCATCCAGATTGTCCGCCAGTCTCCCCTGCATTCATACAAACTTGCTGTCTAATTGCTCTGGATTGGAACCTGAATTACAGCCTTCGGGTGTTAGGAAGAGTGTGTCCTGAGCATGACCCGCCGGATCTTGAAAAAGAAAACCACGCACAGCTGTAGAGtctattttcattttgtgtgtaaaaataaaacaaaaacccatTACTGCCAAGGCTTTGTTTAGCTACATAATTGCTTTTCATTATTCAGTGCACAGTTGATACCCACAGTGTCGGTTGAAAGAGGCGCAGTTGTTCGAGTGCGGCTGGAAATGAAATCTTTTATTGATAGTGCTGTGTCTCAGATCTGATTCTTACAAATGCCGAGTGATAAAACTGGAgcctgattgtctgtctgtctctgtgaataCTAATGACACTCTTTAGATAGTTACACGTGCTTGTGGTAGCCTCGATAGTGGAGACGTAGACTTGTTATAGAAAGACTTTCCTCTCAGGGCACCAAAAATGGATGCAAATTCTCGagccaataaaataaagtttgccAAATCTTACAATTCTCTTTAAGGAATTGTTCAACACAGAAATGATCTTATTCCCTCATGGAGGAGggttagaaaaaaaatctataccACTCTCATATCTATAAATATAAGTCTACTACATATTCAAATTCTACCTTACCTTAGTACAGACAATAAATAGATCTAGTATCGTATCTTGTTTTGCTAATCTGAAAATTAAGGGATAAAGGACAGGACAAGTCTGTTGCTGGGCCCTTTTTGACCATATTCCTTCTACTTATAGGATACGGAAGCAATGATGCAGACTTTGACATCTTGCCAAAGGAGAAGCCAAGATAAGTTGAGGTAAGATATGAAGAGCTGGTCGCTTGAATGTAGCAATGAGCCGATCTCCTTGAAGGACGTCTAACTGGAAGAATCAAGGAGAGATCAAGCTTTAGCCTGCGACTGGCCCCGACGGTGTCCACACTTCCAAATATGTAATGCTATCATCACTGGAAAATCAGACACCAATAGCTGAATCAATGTCATCAAGGCTCAGCTAAATTGTTTTGGCTCCTGGAACTGTCTGATTCCTGTGTGGGTTCCTCAAAAAATTTCCCATTACAGTAAATTCTGCTCATACTTAACTGTCTATGTGTGTATTATTGACAGCTTTATTTACGCTCATATTTCCTTCTATCTTCTGTTGTTTCTAGAAGCACTGATGTAAGACTAGGATCTCTACCTCAGGATCATTTTCCAACATGGTTGTCAGGGTTCATGTCCCTTTAGAGCTGGCATGAGCAATAGGGCTATAAGTCTGAGGCACATGATAAAAAGGACGGTAAAAGATAGagcttttgaagaaaaaaaaaatacttcaagaCAGGAAGAATGACACTTAGTCCTTAATCATCGCTGTGTCTGCAGGGATCCCCTGCACTTTTGTGTCTATTACAGATAATGGTCTTTCCTTACTTGACAGCACATCTTTGCAGAGCCAGAGCTCTGTAACCAATGCTTAAGTGTACCAGGGTGACAAAGCGTTGCTAGATTTGGTAGTGTCAGTGCTCATCATGTAGTGACATTGCTGACAGCTGTGGTGTTAAGACAGGGAGGCTGCTGAACGGAGTCAGAATAGATTCTTCGTGCAGTAGACCCAACTTCCAAAAACAATGACTTCCCTAAGGATCATGCTTCAATATGCAACCAACATCGCCAGCTGCAAGCACTCAAAGGCAGGGAGGGGAAGTTATGGAAATGTTGGAGTGCAAACCAAAATGCTGCTTCAATTATTGGAATGCATGGACTCTTATGTTTCAGGAGAAAAAACAGGCAAAATAAGTACCGCACAAGAATTagtgtctttttctttcttcttttggatagcttttttttctttcttttttttaactttactcaCAGGCTGTCCAAGTTTACTGGctccatcctcccccccccctcaaaaaaaaaactcagaaaaggaaaagggaaaGTTCCACCCATCAGATTTAACCAGACAATCTTGATTCTGTCCAATTCCATCAGACCTTCTCAAAAAGCCTGTCGGAGGAAATTTGTTCTTGCCAGGTCGTCCACTGATTTTAaggaacttcctgtttgttgaaAGCAGTATTGACAAATTGTATAATGACAAATGGTGGCACAAACTATGTGGGTGCATGCTGTCCCGGGACCTCAAACTCAGTTGCAGCTAATTTTGCTCCAACCCTCAAAACCAGCAGAACAACATGACAATGCCCAGACTTTGTctctttccacacacacacaaaaatgcctCTGAGGTTTGGCTGGAGGTGAACAATCCACTTTCTTCTGGGCTCCGAACAGTTTTGAAATAAATTGCATTCAACAAGAccaataaatgcacattttatattCTACCTTTTTGCATTTTGCTCATTTGTACAATCTGCAGCAGTGAGCAGAGTTAGTTAGATTCAGCTTGGCGCCATGGTTAGTTTGTGAAGTCATGCTACTAAAGTGGATTCCAGCGTTCACGCTAACGATCCTGACCCTGGATTGGATTACTGTCATCCGCTATTCGAGGTTGAGACAGGAAGAAGTATGAATGTCAGAGAGTCATTTTCTCAGCGTTTCCATCCAGACTGTGCAGTTTCCCCAGAGCTCTGCTCTTGATATCTTGAAATGTATCATGATTAGTGGCTATGGCTTTTCCTCATCACTTTTCACCTTCCTGTTTAACATATCAATAGTCATATAAATGTAGCGTAATACCGAGTTTGTATGTTGACTAGTAGTGAACAATTTGAAAATCTTCACCTgtttcaatttattttgttcatgAACCAACATCTTAGGGATGGTGTGGGGAGGAAGTATGCCCTTATCTGGAGAGAAGAAATGTGTCAAAACATCAGTTTTATATTATAACTTCTTCTCTGGCTACGGAGAAGCCCATGTTTAAGAAACAATTGGATCAGAGTACAGTAatactttgacatacgagtataatttgtttCTGGACcaagctcgtaactcaaatctcTCATATGTCAAATCGAtctttcccatataaaataactggaaaaaaatattgcttgcCGGtttgctcgtatctcggaacactcgtatgtcaaggtattactgtatttgtgtAATCACAACAGTTTAAATACcctaaactaaactataataCTCCTAACTCAGAATGCCGAATACCTCGTCACCATAATATGTTTCGGTCTGAATGCCTGGAATTGAAAGTAAAACTGTAAAATCTTCATCATTTGGCAGGATAATCTTCTCCCTCGCCCTCCACACCAGGACCTTCTTACCACAAAGTGTCTTCAGAACCCTCCTGTGTGTTTAAACAGGCTCCAGTAATGATTGTGCGAACCATGTGCTTATATGTGGCTGTTCGATTTTGTATCGGTGAACAGTAATGGATCTATTTCATGCCCTGATCATTAGCAGTCTGTGAACACTCTTACGCCAGTGCGGGCCTCATTTCCAGGCCTCTAATCCCACTGAGCAGTGGACACCTAATTCACCCAATGACATGTATTGTGGAAAAATCTGTTCAGTTTTAATAAGTTATCTGTATGCTTAGAGTGGAAGGGAAGGACCcattttaatatgtttattATAGGAGTGTAgaagaaggaggtgaaggacgAGTTGGCTTGTGGGTGCCTGGATGACAACCCTGTTGCTGATTGAGTTTGGATTCCTTGGAACAAATAATTAAGGCCTTGGCTCTATCTTCTATTACCTTAATGGACTCTACGGACCACCCCGGCTAAATAATCTATATTCATAGCTCTCTAGACCTCCCAAAAAGTGGCCTATTGGCACGCGGCATCGTGTCACACAAGGCACaagtaaataaaagatgatTTAGTGCATTTTCACTGTGTAACACAGGGTGTATTTTACTTTTACGGCAGCATATTTTGCTCATGATGGAGGGTGAGCACAAAAAGAGTCCATATGCCTCCATAAATCATTCCTTGCGTTCTACCTCAAAAATAGTGCTCACATGATAAATGCGGCTTTACTGGAAGCATTTTCACTCTGAACaatgagtctgtgtgtgtgtgtgtgcgtgtgtgcgtctgtgtgtgacAAATCTGGAAGCATTTTATGGTGAGCCACAGAGGCCTCTGTGATTGGACAAGCTATGTCACTTCTGGTCTTATAAGGAAATAGTGAGTGCATCCCAAGTCATCCATTTGTGGCATGGAAAATGATTTAGGATTCACTACACAGATTGTTTCTATCAAAAGCGCTTATTCTATTTGCTGCCTCGTGCAGACTCATTATCCAGCTCTGTGATTGTTGCCCATAATCAATACTTATGGCTTCTTGGAGCTTCACGCTGACTCAACATGGAAATTACTTTGTCAGTGTCGCAGGGCAATAGCTCTGAATTTCATCACTAACATTATgatatatgaataaatatgtgAGTAAAAGCACTCAGGGAACAAAAGCAGATGGACTATGAACTTGAGCGTCTTTCTCTCTGAATGATTAGGAGCGGTATAGAGTGCATTATTTAATCtctttacaaaagaaaaataatggatTCACAGATCATTATCTATTATTTACAGGACAGTATTTATCTTCAGAGCCAGAGGTGTCCCATTAAGGGCAGCAAGCAGTTGCTTGTACATACTGTACATCCAGAAGCAGCAAACATACCCATTCATTTCTGACCTGCATTTCCAACCATCACTAGACGTGACATTTGGTTTTCATTATTTGCTGACAATGTTGATGTCCTTTGTGAACCTAAACAGTAAACTGACAGAGTTTTTACTGTCTATGTGGGTTCATCGCTACAAAACACACCTTTCACATCAGACCTGACTTTAGATACGTTGTTTTGAATCATCGTCTTTATTCATGCAGCTTTAAGTAGTAATGATTACTGCAGAAATAGGACTGTCAAACGACTGCAATGTTCATTGTGACATTTTAGCAAAGCTTGTACACCCTGGGAAAGAACTGAACTCTAATCATATCATTAACGTGAAAGGCTTTGATGTATGATATCCACTTCATGCAGAACTGCGGACAATAATTAATCACAGTAAATACGCCGTCTTCATGCGGTGGACGCACTTTGGCGATGTCTTACCAAATGAATCACAGCACTTAGGTGGCTATAATAGCCAACTGTTCAACAATCCACAATTTACTGAGAGACAAGCTGGAAAATAATGGAGGGTAAATAtctaataaattaaatttaggatgaggagaaaaaaagatcaGAGAGGAGAAAGTAAGTCAAATGGGTATTTCAGTTTCCAGTACTTTTTAATTGCTGCAGTTTGAGAATGCATATTCCCTATTGCTGGTGGATGTTTGTGGATTTGGAAAACACTCGATGAAATGCACGCGAGGCTCCAAGAATTCCTCTTCTATATTTCACAAAACCCATTCCGAACAACCCCCATCTTCTCTATTCAAGATAAATGTGAATCCAAAAGGAGAAACTCATGCTTGAAGCAAGGGAGCTAATCTCCCTCCTGCCTGTTTCACTCTTCTGTGTTTAATTGATAGAAATTGCACGCATCAAAGAAAACTCACACTGAGATTTAATGGGCATAAAATGGACATTAGCATTTTAAAGAGGTGGATTAACACATTAATCCTGGCAATTTTCATCCGGCACTTCCAATGAGATCGTCACAGCGCGCAGGCTCCTAATGGGGTTTAACTGGCTCTCTGCTTTAGCGCCGCTCTCAGGGATAACACCAAAACTTTGAGTTTTTAGCGAGGGGAAATGAAGGGGCTTAATTTGTGCTCTTTTAGGATTGAGCGCTTCCTTCCAAGCAAACAGATGTCCACATGAGAAATGACACAAATTGCAACAGGTATACTGATTTTGTACGGAGGGCCGGCGCTGCAGGGACTTGGGTTTCAAATGGTGAAATTGTTCATGCTTTAAAACCAGCAATCAAAGGGGGCTGCTCTCGGATGAACATTACGGAGAGCTGACTTTTCATCCATGTTGAACATGTGTGGTTTTGCAAGAAGAGGCACCACTTGGTTGTTAAGCACAATCACAGTACATACAATAAAAGTGAGGACATGATTTTACCATGATGTGGGCGCTGGGCCTTGCGTTATGATCAAAGAGCCTCCAATATGTTCGCCATGCAGCCAGATGAAACGCATTTGGGCTGATTTTCTGCACATGCACATTGTTGTGAAACTCTAGCCGGTCACAAGGGGGAGAGGACATGTTGCACTGTTCTGGATTGTTTTTACATATACGCTGTCAAAACTGAGGAAGCAACTGCTGCTTGGTCCCGGAGGAGAGTTAGCCGTGTTTCATGTGTCAGGGACAAAGCGATGACGACTGTGCTGTATGCGTattttcacacacatgcatatataaaGCATGTTCGCACATGGCGGACCAGTGCCAGCCATCGTCATTGATGGAAGCCCTCAGTGGCGCTGTTTAGACAACACTGAGCTCTCTTGATGCAATGTGTCCCCAACAATAGTATGCACTTTCATTTCCATCCCTCCCCGTACGGCTGCTCCTCCCTTTTGTTCAAGTCATTTACACCACAGTTTGTGCACACGCCACATGTAAGCCCGCTGTACCTCCTTGCAAAGAGAATGTAATGTAGGTCATCAAACAGAGCCAACTGGGGGGCTGTTGTTTGTGAGCGACAAGGCAGCCTCCAGAGTAAAGGACTGAAAGAAGGGGTGCgtaaaaaagagacagaggcaaaaaaaaaaaaaaacacaatggaACAAACAAAAGCTTCTTCAACAAActgttcaaatgtaaagtgcgtctGTTTTGGGTGTTGCCACTGGTGGGTAGAGGTACGGAAATATGGAAACATTGCTTTTTCCTCACTCCCTCTCGTCCCATCTCAAGCACTCTGGTGAATAGTTTATGTTAGGAACCTTCCATTCACCTCTGCTGTGCTTTCCATCCCATTATCGCGCCGACATGAGACTGCACTCAAGACAATGTTGGAATTTTTGACAAACGAGGATTGTGAAACTGAAACACTGTTTTTGAATTAATAAACAACGTCGTCTGGAGCTTTTTAAAGCAGAATCTGCAATTTTCCTGCAGCTTGCTGTTTTTCATCTTTGGGCCTATGGTGTGGAACCTTCTGAGAAATAAAGGAAGCTCTCAGATTCCTGGACGGTGAATGGGGATGGGTGTTTCATAAAGCCTTCTCTGTGATTTGAGCAACCCCTGGATCTGGAACAAAAATGACATCTACTCAAGCTGTTGTTTCCCTATTCACTCAGCTACCTCTGTCTAAAAGCCTGCAACATCTCAGCACACAGGTGCTCTGAGCGTCCTGAGTCACGCTCTGGCCTAGATTCAGATTTGAGTGGAACACGGCATTCTCATCCAGGCAGAAAGCTTCTACTGCAGTGGGCATGGACAGAGAAAACACTTCCGCTTGCCACATACAGTATTCTGGTAGCTTTCTGAATTTTGGCCATTTGACTGAAATGTATTGTAATGGGATCTATCGTTGCAACGTTGATCCTTGCTTGGTTCTTTTGTGAAGAAAAACACTGTGGCATGTTTTGCAAATGTAAAGCAGGTTTGACgaacattaaatatcaagctaatggttttttttctccaaaaatcgaattatttttaaagacaCTTCAAAATTAGGTTAGAATTAAGTCAAATAAGGTAGTATTCATACCATTAtgttagaaataatgtacaaatacTTCTGCAAATGCTTGTAAATTTGCTTTTGTTATTTATAATTACCGGTGATCAGTCTCATTTGCGCTGCTGTTTTGTGCGCTATGATGATTTTATAGCATTTATAGTATATAACATGGAGCATTCGGTGTAAGCCAATCCCGCAAGAGGATGGTTCACAGAATATGTgaatgtttaaaattaaatgtgctgctatttaaaaaaaaacacaaaaacacaaataattcgTACATTGTAGATAGTAATGTTGTGTTATGTCtgtcttttatcttttttgcGTAAACTGTTCGGACATTTGTACATAAGAGTATTTACGATACCTGGTCTAAATACTGTACCAGCTTTTTTTCAGAAGCACTAGTTTTTCATCAAATTAATTAAGAaaatctccttcacctcctATGTGAAATAAAATGGCCACCTTTCCATGTTCTGGCTAAGGATTTCCCGGTAGGCAATAAAACAGGCAAATGCTCAAAGCTGATCTGATATGTTGATAAGAACCACAATCGTCAAATCTATCCTTGCTGACCTTGACCCATTTCTGTTACCTTTCCCATCAAGCAACCCCTTTCCACAAACATAACGTTTAAATCTAAGAATGGAAACATTCCGGATGCAAGGAGGGGTCTGGAACAGACTTGATCAGAGAGAAAAACATATGCATGATGTTCACTCCGGGGGCGAACTGTGGTCGGTTCTGTCAAAGATCTAGCCTTGTCTATGTCCGATGAGAGTCATTGAATGCACCAAATCTGCTGTTCAGTCTGACTCCTGTTAGCAGCCGCAGCACATCAATGAAAGGGACAGACATTTATAGCGAAACGCTTGTCTTGTCATTTGCATTGGCCCAGCTTTCGACAGATACTTTGAACTGCACGATAAGGATCAGTGCAAGTCAGATAGATGCTATGTTAAAAATCAAATTTTACACAAGGGCTCCATAATTGAACATAGAGTAACCCAATAAAGTGATCAAAGCAAGGAGTTTGCAAagttaatgaaaataaataaaactaaaaaaagggcttctttttttttttttttttactgacagaTGGTTTAAAAATGATCGCGTTTTATCCCCAGCGCTGAGACCTGTATTTTAATAAGGAACATATTGTTGGggttattatatatttttagggaaaaaaatcacaagCTTGCTAACAGGACAGAATTTGATTAGGACAGCCAGCTCTGTTCAACGTGCAAGTGTGCATGTGTACGGATGTGAGTGCGTTAAATAGATCCATTCATTCCTGATGGCTCCCATCCTCTGGCTTCCAGCAGTCGACAGCTCTGCCAACCGTTGTCATTTTCTGGCAGCCAGATTACTCTTGGGGTGGCATTTTCACAGTTGTCAAGTGAGGATTTAATGGCCAATTATCCTCAGATAAATATATCTCTGCTGAGGAGAGGGAGCCATCGTAGGAGTGAGAGACTATTGCTTCTAATTGTGGgctaaagaaagacaaaaacatgtctGGTCAAAGCCTCGAGAGACTGTCCGACTTCCTACATCCCTGCGCTGCCACTTCATCATCACCCAAGAAGGCAGTCGGATccctcaaaataaaatgtactgtactgtaaatcACTTGCTATACTTACAGCACAAAGTACATGCCATCGTTAAACAGGGTGTCACCATCCTCACTTTACCCAGAGCCACActgtagtccccccccccccccccccccactggtgtTCATGACAGGGAACGCCAAATTGCTCACTGAGAAACCTGTTTAGGCATGACTGAAACAGAGGGATGATGGGATGATGGAATCGATTTACTGAGAACTACATTTACCAGATTGCGGCTGGGCTGCAGAGCTGATGCTACGGAAAACACAATGCAATGTGGAAAGACAAATATTGCAGTGAGATATGAgctttcaaaaaaagaaaaaaaaatgcttggtTATTTTGCAATGAAATATGTAAAACATTTACTATTTCAATGATTCATGCAGTTCTTTGAACTCTGAATGGTACAACCGTAATCACCAGTCTCCACCTGTAGCCATCATCTTTTAGCATGTGCTGTGTCAGAAGTTAGCCTTAAAAGTTACCCCAACNNNNNNNNNNNNNNNNNNNNNNNNNNNNNNNNNNNNNNNNNNNNNNNNNNNNNNNNNNNNNNNNNNNNNNNNNNNNNNNNNNNNNNNNNNNNNNNNNNNNTAATCCCAGAGCATTAATATCCAAATGTATGCCGCAGTGCTGGCTAATTAGCTTTTAGTCCCTCCACTACAAAAGTGTGATAAATCCCCCCCCGAATATTTACTTATCACTTCCACGGAGGGTGAAGTCTGCGCCTCAGGCTGTCcaccaacacacgcacacacgcacacacgcacacacacacacacacacacacacatactcttcAACATGCAATGCACAATAACAGTCACCATCAAAAGCAGCTGTCAAAATACCTCATGCAAAAACCAACCGTTTTTAAAGTTGCAGCAGTTCATTTATTAGCCAAAATATAGACTTTCTTGTACAATTTTGGTTCACAAGTATGTACATATTCTTGACTTTATATACAAAACATTTGAACATCAAATCCTCTCAgaacttacaaaaaaaaaaaaaacagaaaagaaagctCAGACTACAGCTTCGTACATTATTACATTAGTAGTTTTACACAGGACATGCTTACAATGTAAGTATACAGAGacgtattatttttattttacattccgtatgcaaatgaaaataaaaagcaaatgaaaggggaaaggagaggagagagctGAAAGAAACCACCACATATTTCAATTTGGTTGTGAGGCCTTAAACAGAGAGGTGTAACAGAAAAAgactgcagtggggggggggggcagcctcaCGAAGCGCTAAAACACAAAGTGATATAAAAGTGACAATTGCCTTTCAAAATCGAGCCTGTGGTGGATTTGCATTGAACTCATTTGCATGACCAAACAACACAGGCCTTGATGAaataacacacagagagatacaaaaaaaatcctccAATAAAATCTAATTTGGGCAAATAtggcgtttaaaaaaaaagagaatgtgatatgtcattaaaaatataataaaaaaatccccCAGATATTAATTGACAGCCGCACTTGCTTTGAACTGTGTGGAAAACCGCTCTAACAACTTCTTCTCTGCATCCAAGGCACTACTTTTCTCTGGAATTGTGGCAAttgaaatcaaaatgcattatTGTGACTGTTCAGAGTGAATCCTGGCTCTCAGTGAATGTAATATTTAAGAGTAGCTGATTTAATGGGTTGAGGGACAAGCACATGGTCTTTGTATAATATGGACAACGACACCAGATAAAAGAAGCAAGGGGCATAAAGTTAAGAATTTCCCCCATTTTCAagatttacatattttttttcttaaatgcaTTTGGTGGAGGTTTTCATCCTCTGACAATTTTCAAACcaggtcaacacacacactctcacacacactctctctctctctcacacacacacacatactgtattctTTAAGATATAACATTATAACACTGTTCATCTTTGTGGCCTCAGGGAAAAAGTCCACAAACAGGCAAAGATGGGAAAAGGAGGTCTAAATGAATAGAAATGACTGACGGGCAATGGActaatgtctttgttttgtataCTTATTTATATATGCGCGTCTCAGTGTCGGGGACATGTACCTGTAACTGGCGTCTCTGAACTATGACTCTTCTCCTCCGTGTGCCTGCTGCTATAAAGGGCCAGACTGGTGGCAGTGGCCTGGTTGGCCAGTCCCAGATAATGGTTTGAGTTCAGTAAAGCCAGCTGGTGTGCTGAGAAGGCTCGGTTTGTCCAGTTGTGTATTTTACCAACAGGGCAGGAAGAGATCAGTCTGTGAGGGGCGATTATGGTCTGGGCGGCCGGCCCTGCGGAGTTGCTGCCGTTCATTAGTGGTGATTTACGCGGATTGTCAGGGGCCGTGGCAGTCTCTGCCAAAGACCAGATCTTTGGCTTTTGGGCTGGGGCTGGGCTGTTTTCTGAGGGTGGCGAGCTAACGGACACCGGGTTAAGTTTCAGCCGTTCTCCATTCGGTTGGGACGATTTGGTGTCCAAAGAAgcgtggtgatggtggtgcagGTGGTGACTGTGGAAGTGTTCTGCCCCCCTGTGGTCTTTGCCCTCTTTGCCCACAGCCTTTAGAAACCTCTGGTCGGGCCCTTGTAAATCCTCATAGCCGTCAGAAATCTCAGAGTCACTCCTTCCGTCGAGTTTTATATCTGAATGCAGGTCATCCTGGTCGTCCAAGTCGTCCTTGTTCTCAATATTTTCCGTGTCAATGTTCTCCAAGTCAatttcctcctcgtcctccctcttgtccccctcctccccttcgTGATCACTGGAGTAAACATTTCCCTCTTCGTCGGTGCGGTTCCGGGGGGCCCAGGTCATCTTGTTCTCCTTCTTTAGCCTCCTCCTGGCGTTGGCGAACCAAGTGGACACCTGAGTCAGagtcattttggtgatgatggcCAGCATGATCTTCTCTCCCTTGGTGGGGTAGGGGTTCTTACGGTGCTCACTGAGCCAGGCCTTCAGGGTACTGGTGCTCTCCCTTGTGGCGTTTTTGGGTCTGGACGGGTCACCGAATTGATATTGGCTGTACGGATAAAAAGCCGGGTGATGGTGCGCAAATCCTGGGTGCTGGACACCGGGACTGTCTTTCAGTTCATACTGAGCATTCTGCAAAAAGAAATAAGCAAAGAG is a window encoding:
- the irx3a gene encoding iroquois-class homeodomain protein IRX-3a isoform X1, whose protein sequence is MSFPQLGYQYIRPIYPPERQGIAGNARSGTELSPSGALSNVLSTMYGSPFAAAAQGYGAFLPYSNDISIFNQLNAQYELKDSPGVQHPGFAHHHPAFYPYSQYQFGDPSRPKNATRESTSTLKAWLSEHRKNPYPTKGEKIMLAIITKMTLTQVSTWFANARRRLKKENKMTWAPRNRTDEEGNVYSSDHEGEEGDKREDEEEIDLENIDTENIENKDDLDDQDDLHSDIKLDGRSDSEISDGYEDLQGPDQRFLKAVGKEGKDHRGAEHFHSHHLHHHHHASLDTKSSQPNGERLKLNPVSVSSPPSENSPAPAQKPKIWSLAETATAPDNPRKSPLMNGSNSAGPAAQTIIAPHRLISSCPVGKIHNWTNRAFSAHQLALLNSNHYLGLANQATATSLALYSSRHTEEKSHSSETPVTEKSSALDAEKKLLERFSTQFKASAAVN
- the irx3a gene encoding iroquois-class homeodomain protein IRX-3a isoform X2, which encodes MSFPQLGYQYIRPIYPPERQGIAGNARSGTELSPSGALSNVLSTMYGSPFAAAAQGYGAFLPYSNDISIFNQLNAQYELKDSPGVQHPGFAHHHPAFYPYSQYQFGDPSRPKNATRESTSTLKAWLSEHRKNPYPTKGEKIMLAIITKMTLTQVSTWFANARRRLKKENKMTWAPRNRTDEEGNVYSSDHEGEEGDKREDEEEIDLENIDTENIENKDDLDDQDDLHSDIKLDGRSDSEISDGYEDLQGPDQRFLKAVERLKLNPVSVSSPPSENSPAPAQKPKIWSLAETATAPDNPRKSPLMNGSNSAGPAAQTIIAPHRLISSCPVGKIHNWTNRAFSAHQLALLNSNHYLGLANQATATSLALYSSRHTEEKSHSSETPVTGTCPRH